In Gadus macrocephalus chromosome 11, ASM3116895v1, a single genomic region encodes these proteins:
- the LOC132467081 gene encoding LOW QUALITY PROTEIN: leucine-rich repeat-containing protein 15-like (The sequence of the model RefSeq protein was modified relative to this genomic sequence to represent the inferred CDS: inserted 2 bases in 1 codon) — protein MAISTSKLLILTLGHLVNFSYQYSFQNCNGAKNSNNQTFVCYNRHNMNISRIVGDLPASAFNITIPFNQVSYIPTGSFQRFLKLENLNLGHNQLKLIDGLVFRNLHHLKSLNLSXISKLNSSVFHDLDNLTSLSLESNSLTDLPESLFLSTPRLNTLNLRENHLNNFSVIAQSISALNNLTNLDLCFNKLTSLSNLNIVLPESLTSLYVCGNKLSVLARTGSFLIHIKRLDLSHNFELSTNAFKGVNLTQIRYLRM, from the exons atGGCTATTTCAACAAGCAAACTGTTGATATTAACATTGGGACATTTAGTAAACTTCTCTTATCAGTACAGCTTTCAAAATTGCAATGGAGCTAAAAACTCAAATAATCAAACATTTGTTTGCTACAATCGCCACAACATGAACATATCTAGAATTGTGGGTGACCTGCCAGCGTCTGCCTTCAACATCACCATCCCCTTTAATCAAGTCTCCTACATTCCCACAGGGAGCTTTCAACGTTTTTTAAAACTGGAAAATCTTAACTTGGGCCACAACCAATTAAAGTTGATTGACGGGCTGGTTTTCCGGAACCTGCATCACCTTAAGTCCCTCAATTTGTC CATATCAAAACTCAACAGCTCAGTTTTCCATGACCTTGACAACCTCACTTCTCTGTCACTGGAAAGTAACTCATTGACTGATCTCCCAGAGAGTCTCTTCCTCAGCACCCCTCGCCTGAATACCTTGAACCTAAGAGAAAACCATCTGAACAATTTCTCTGTCATTGCGCAATCCATTTCAGCCCTAAACAATCTGACAAACCTAGATCTTTGCTTTAACAAATTGACATCACTCAGTAATTTAAACATTGTATTGCCTGAAAGCCTCACTTCATTGTATGTATGTGGAAATAAGTTGTCAGTCTTAGCTCGTACGGGTTCATTTCTCATACACATCAAGCGCCTAGATTTATCACACAACTTTGAACTCTCGACTAATGCTTTCAAAGGAGTAAACCTAACACAGATACGCTATTTACGGATGTAG